Proteins co-encoded in one bacterium genomic window:
- a CDS encoding putative porin gives MKSKWLWLIIAGLSCVPVKAAFSEENLTIGADLRYRHELIDAEGNDMRNRHRIRARINLNARVHEDVAIGIRLSSGSDDPISRNQTLTGGFSSKQINIEEAFFEWNPRTVQGLTVHGGKMQNPLFVPGDTELLWDSDLKPEGLALGYSKSGGPVTLFAHAAYFWVDERKADNDAILLGSQAGITYRSAAAEITFGAGYFDYRNARKHPSFYDTADSFGNSVDGNGNYRYGYRDIELFGEIKPAGLGGNVTVFGDYVDNIAQHVDDDRGWLAGFTLGKCKKPGSFDFRYSYRHLEKDAVVGAFTDSDFIGGGTDGEGHEINVNYQVAPKIKAGVTCFFNRQGIDKGRDYRRFQADMNFKL, from the coding sequence GTGAAATCGAAATGGTTATGGCTGATTATTGCAGGATTGTCATGTGTACCGGTGAAAGCCGCGTTTTCTGAAGAAAATCTTACCATAGGCGCCGATCTCCGGTACCGTCACGAACTCATCGACGCTGAAGGAAACGATATGAGAAACCGTCACAGGATAAGGGCTCGTATCAACCTCAATGCCCGGGTTCATGAAGATGTGGCCATAGGTATCCGGCTTTCTTCCGGGAGCGATGACCCGATTTCGAGAAATCAGACTCTTACGGGAGGATTTTCAAGCAAGCAGATCAATATCGAAGAGGCTTTTTTCGAGTGGAATCCCCGGACAGTTCAGGGATTGACCGTGCACGGCGGAAAGATGCAGAATCCCCTGTTTGTTCCGGGCGATACGGAGCTTTTGTGGGACAGCGATCTGAAACCGGAAGGTCTCGCGCTCGGATACTCGAAAAGTGGGGGGCCGGTGACTCTATTCGCTCATGCCGCCTATTTCTGGGTCGATGAGCGCAAGGCGGATAACGATGCCATCCTTCTCGGCAGCCAGGCGGGGATAACGTATCGGTCGGCGGCGGCGGAGATAACCTTCGGCGCGGGATACTTCGACTATCGGAATGCCCGGAAACACCCGTCCTTTTACGATACGGCGGACAGTTTCGGGAATTCGGTCGACGGTAACGGCAATTACCGCTATGGTTACAGGGATATCGAGCTCTTCGGTGAAATAAAACCCGCAGGTCTTGGCGGCAATGTGACCGTGTTTGGTGATTATGTCGACAATATCGCGCAGCACGTCGATGATGATCGGGGCTGGCTTGCAGGCTTTACACTCGGAAAATGCAAAAAACCCGGCTCTTTCGATTTCAGATACAGCTACCGTCATCTCGAAAAGGATGCCGTTGTCGGGGCATTCACCGATTCCGACTTCATCGGCGGCGGAACGGACGGAGAGGGGCATGAGATTAATGTCAATTACCAGGTGGCGCCCAAAATAAAAGCCGGCGTGACCTGTTTTTTCAATCGGCAGGGCATCGACAAGGGCAGAGATTACCGCCGGTTCCAGGCCGATATGAATTTCAAGCTGTAA
- a CDS encoding polysaccharide deacetylase family protein produces the protein MKIPWIYPIFPVIMVIAGCSDNNNPVTHENYFEKPVFEVSVLKWYKGKTAAVSINYDSPWGRNKDVDSIDDEVLSRGLRMDHELVTSSYEKYPEIVARMRDEAIPRGTHFYGHGHTHVLHDDYDYEFCYTSFKTCYDLMKEWGLHPRAYAYPGSSAYKVTTQLANKQAGFICARGAELDRNLIYICPDDVREPTNWQYLPSLVVGQNYSYYVQNHDEMGPLLMTCLDKKAWLIIMYHALGFPDSWGYYPREEFIKDIDLIAASDFWSGNTDMVACYIQERNAFYVDIDDVDVSKSILTYKVKFCDGLDNGIYDQPLTLELTFDHGVQAETVHIEPAIEGVTDFTVADNKIRIDVLPNEKPYFISIPLRGDAWTAIKK, from the coding sequence ATGAAGATACCATGGATATATCCCATTTTTCCCGTGATAATGGTCATTGCAGGGTGCAGTGACAATAACAATCCTGTCACCCATGAGAATTATTTTGAAAAACCTGTTTTCGAGGTGAGCGTTCTGAAATGGTACAAGGGAAAAACGGCGGCTGTATCCATCAATTATGATTCGCCATGGGGAAGAAACAAGGATGTCGATTCCATCGACGACGAAGTGTTGAGCAGAGGACTTCGCATGGATCACGAGCTTGTGACCAGCTCGTATGAAAAGTATCCGGAGATCGTGGCGCGGATGCGTGACGAGGCTATCCCGCGTGGTACCCATTTTTACGGCCACGGTCACACCCATGTTCTCCATGACGATTACGATTACGAATTCTGTTATACCTCGTTCAAGACCTGCTACGATCTCATGAAAGAATGGGGATTACATCCGAGGGCATACGCTTATCCCGGAAGCTCGGCGTACAAAGTGACGACGCAGCTCGCCAATAAACAGGCGGGATTCATCTGCGCCCGAGGCGCCGAGCTGGACCGCAACCTCATATACATCTGCCCCGACGATGTCAGGGAACCCACGAACTGGCAGTATCTCCCTTCGCTCGTGGTCGGGCAGAACTACAGCTATTATGTCCAGAACCACGACGAGATGGGGCCGCTTCTGATGACCTGCCTCGATAAAAAGGCATGGCTCATTATCATGTACCATGCGCTCGGGTTTCCGGACAGCTGGGGATACTATCCCCGCGAGGAGTTTATCAAGGATATCGACCTGATCGCCGCGAGCGATTTCTGGAGCGGCAACACGGATATGGTTGCATGCTATATTCAGGAACGGAATGCCTTTTATGTCGATATCGACGATGTCGATGTCAGCAAGTCGATACTGACCTATAAAGTGAAGTTTTGCGACGGTCTCGATAACGGGATATATGACCAGCCGCTGACACTGGAATTGACGTTCGACCATGGGGTGCAGGCGGAAACCGTTCATATCGAACCGGCAATTGAGGGCGTAACAGACTTTACGGTGGCAGACAACAAAATTCGTATCGATGTCCTTCCCAATGAGAAACCGTACTTTATCTCGATTCCCCTGAGGGGAGATGCATGGACCGCAATAAAAAAGTGA
- a CDS encoding response regulator transcription factor, producing the protein MAKEKILVIDDEEDLLKLVRYNLENYGYTVDCFGTGEDGLDGIRSAAPDLVLLDLMLPGIDGLDICRILKNDSRTSHIPVIMLTAKGEEADIVTGLELGADDYITKPFSPRVLVARIKSVLRRNRNVDTNGVYANHGIILNTKKRETLVDGNPVDLTATEFEILLMVMRKPGWVFTRSQIINAIKGNDYPVTDRSIDVQIVGLRKKLGDSGKYVETVRGVGYRLKDKP; encoded by the coding sequence ATGGCGAAAGAAAAAATACTCGTGATCGATGACGAAGAAGACCTGCTGAAACTGGTCCGCTACAACCTTGAGAATTATGGTTACACGGTCGATTGTTTCGGAACCGGGGAAGATGGTCTCGATGGGATACGGTCGGCGGCGCCTGACTTGGTTCTGCTCGATCTCATGCTTCCCGGTATCGACGGGCTCGATATATGCCGAATACTGAAAAACGATTCCAGGACATCACACATTCCGGTCATCATGCTTACCGCAAAAGGCGAGGAAGCGGATATCGTGACCGGTCTCGAACTGGGCGCTGATGACTATATCACGAAACCCTTCAGCCCGAGAGTTCTGGTGGCGCGGATCAAATCGGTTCTTCGGAGGAACCGTAATGTGGATACGAATGGCGTGTATGCGAACCATGGGATCATTCTCAATACGAAAAAACGCGAAACCCTTGTCGATGGGAACCCGGTCGATCTCACCGCAACAGAGTTTGAAATCCTGCTGATGGTCATGCGCAAGCCCGGCTGGGTTTTTACCCGAAGCCAGATCATCAATGCGATAAAAGGGAACGATTACCCTGTGACCGACCGTTCTATCGATGTCCAGATAGTCGGATTGAGAAAAAAACTCGGCGATTCCGGGAAATACGTCGAAACGGTCCGCGGAGTGGGATACCGGCTGAAGGATAAGCCATGA
- the pstS gene encoding phosphate ABC transporter substrate-binding protein PstS, with amino-acid sequence MKMVKPVCLLLFGSVIMVSLVQAEPLTLNGAGASFPYPVYSQWAYKYNKLTGTKINYQSIGSGGGIAQIEAKTVDFGASDAPLEKEELDREGLIQFPLVMGGVTPVVNITGIKGDTLKLSPEILAGIFLGEIVKWNDAKIKTLNSGLSLPDRAITVVHRADGSGTTWIFTNYLDKISGAWHEKVGTGKAVQWPIGIGGKGNEGVATNVQRINGAIGYVEYAYALQNKMTTVLLQNREKVFVAPTIESFQSAAAHADWVNAPGFYMVLTDQPGKASWPITGASFILIHKSQLDIAKAREMLTFFDWGFRHGAEIAESLHYVPMPSNVIDLVEKVWKNEVKAGVNPVWK; translated from the coding sequence ATGAAAATGGTTAAACCGGTTTGTTTATTGTTGTTCGGTTCGGTCATCATGGTTTCGCTCGTCCAGGCGGAACCGCTGACACTCAACGGCGCCGGAGCCTCGTTCCCGTATCCCGTGTACTCGCAGTGGGCATACAAGTACAACAAGCTGACGGGAACAAAGATCAACTATCAGTCCATCGGTTCGGGCGGAGGTATAGCCCAGATCGAGGCAAAAACGGTAGATTTCGGCGCTTCGGACGCGCCGCTCGAAAAAGAAGAGCTCGACCGTGAAGGATTGATCCAGTTTCCGCTGGTCATGGGTGGTGTTACACCTGTGGTCAACATCACGGGGATCAAGGGCGACACGCTGAAACTGTCTCCCGAAATACTCGCCGGGATTTTTCTCGGAGAAATTGTAAAATGGAATGATGCGAAGATAAAAACGCTCAATTCCGGCCTGTCGCTGCCGGATCGCGCCATTACGGTTGTCCACCGTGCGGACGGTTCCGGGACCACATGGATTTTTACCAATTACCTTGACAAAATATCCGGCGCGTGGCATGAAAAAGTCGGAACGGGGAAAGCGGTTCAGTGGCCCATCGGCATAGGAGGCAAGGGCAACGAAGGTGTCGCGACCAATGTACAGCGGATCAACGGGGCGATCGGGTATGTCGAATATGCCTATGCCCTTCAGAATAAGATGACGACGGTGCTTCTCCAGAACAGGGAGAAGGTGTTTGTTGCCCCGACAATCGAATCGTTCCAGTCGGCGGCGGCACACGCGGACTGGGTCAACGCTCCGGGATTTTATATGGTACTGACCGATCAGCCCGGCAAAGCAAGCTGGCCGATTACGGGCGCATCGTTTATTCTGATACACAAAAGTCAGTTGGATATCGCCAAAGCCCGCGAAATGCTGACATTCTTCGACTGGGGCTTTAGACACGGCGCCGAGATCGCAGAGAGCCTCCACTATGTTCCCATGCCTTCCAATGTCATCGATCTTGTGGAAAAAGTATGGAAAAACGAGGTGAAAGCGGGCGTAAATCCCGTCTGGAAATAG
- a CDS encoding PAS domain S-box protein encodes MTPSKKLLWKLFQSYLIITFLSLFMVALFTFRSLRDFYSEHTREILKIRAVLVRTMIDGDISFPNAGKIDAVCRTVGSEIGTRVTVITAGGVVVGDSEEDYRKMDNHGDRPEVKTALSGTVGMATRYSYTLKKDLMYVAVPVEQNGSIIGIVRTSMPVTAVSFSLKIIYMKIALTALVIIVIASIVTFYVSRWINRPIREMIQGINRFAGGDLDFRISMSGIYELETLSEGMNTMAAQLSERISTITEQRNEIEAVFSGMLEAVFAVDMEERIIEYNRAAEKLFSINPENCKGKQIQEVIRNTHLQNFVNTTLTVGETVEEEIVIHNGSDRVLHAHGTPLLDAQRGQTGAVIVLNDITQLKRLENVRRDFVANVSHELKTPITSIIGFVETLRDGAIEDIENRNQFLDIILKHSNRLNSIVEDLLSLSRIEQDIENGRIIFEPHNICEILNNVRLLCEPKARRKGITVSMSCSDTMINCNVLLLEQAVINLVDNAIKYSGNDSTVYIRSFQDAQTLTIEVSDSGCGIPQEHQTRIFERFYRVDKGRSRELGGTGLGLAIAKHSVLAHKGRIYVESTPGQGSTFTITLPVA; translated from the coding sequence ATGACCCCTTCCAAAAAACTCCTCTGGAAACTTTTTCAGTCATATCTGATCATCACATTTCTTTCGCTCTTTATGGTGGCGCTGTTTACCTTCCGTTCGCTCAGGGATTTCTACAGTGAGCATACCCGGGAAATTCTCAAAATCAGAGCCGTGCTCGTCAGAACAATGATCGACGGGGATATATCTTTCCCGAACGCGGGGAAGATCGATGCTGTCTGCCGTACTGTGGGATCGGAAATCGGGACACGTGTAACAGTGATAACAGCCGGGGGTGTGGTTGTCGGGGATTCCGAGGAAGATTATCGGAAAATGGATAACCACGGGGACAGACCGGAGGTAAAAACAGCCCTATCCGGTACTGTCGGGATGGCGACCCGTTACAGTTACACGCTTAAAAAGGATTTGATGTATGTGGCGGTTCCCGTTGAGCAGAACGGTTCGATTATCGGCATAGTGAGAACTTCGATGCCGGTTACCGCGGTCAGTTTTTCATTAAAGATCATCTATATGAAAATTGCATTGACCGCACTGGTGATAATTGTCATTGCATCCATAGTAACCTTTTATGTGTCGCGGTGGATAAACAGACCCATCAGGGAGATGATTCAGGGAATCAACCGCTTTGCCGGCGGCGACCTGGATTTCCGTATTTCGATGAGCGGTATTTACGAGCTGGAAACGCTTTCCGAAGGAATGAATACCATGGCGGCGCAGCTTTCCGAACGCATCAGTACCATCACCGAACAGCGAAACGAGATCGAGGCTGTTTTTTCGGGAATGCTCGAAGCGGTTTTCGCTGTCGACATGGAAGAAAGAATTATCGAATACAACCGGGCAGCCGAGAAGCTGTTCAGTATTAATCCTGAAAACTGTAAAGGGAAGCAAATCCAGGAAGTCATACGGAATACTCATCTCCAGAATTTTGTAAACACCACGCTGACTGTCGGAGAGACAGTCGAGGAAGAGATCGTCATCCATAACGGGAGCGATCGCGTTCTTCATGCGCACGGAACTCCGCTTCTCGATGCTCAGCGGGGACAGACAGGCGCGGTTATAGTCCTCAACGATATCACCCAGCTCAAACGGCTCGAGAATGTCCGGCGGGATTTTGTTGCGAATGTTTCCCACGAGCTCAAGACGCCCATTACTTCCATTATCGGATTTGTCGAAACCCTGCGTGACGGCGCCATTGAGGACATCGAAAACAGGAATCAGTTTCTCGATATCATACTGAAACATTCGAACCGGCTCAACAGTATTGTTGAAGACCTGCTCAGTCTTTCGCGAATCGAACAGGACATCGAGAACGGCAGGATTATCTTCGAACCTCACAACATCTGTGAAATCCTCAATAATGTCCGTCTTCTCTGCGAGCCGAAAGCCCGCCGGAAAGGGATAACCGTAAGTATGTCCTGTTCCGATACCATGATCAACTGTAATGTCCTGCTCCTCGAACAGGCGGTGATCAATCTCGTCGATAACGCGATCAAGTACAGCGGAAATGACAGCACCGTTTACATTCGTTCTTTCCAGGATGCGCAGACCCTCACGATCGAGGTTTCGGACAGCGGCTGTGGTATTCCGCAGGAGCATCAGACCAGAATTTTCGAGCGTTTCTACCGTGTCGACAAAGGCAGGAGCCGCGAACTCGGCGGAACCGGTCTTGGTCTTGCAATCGCCAAACACAGCGTACTCGCCCACAAGGGCCGCATCTACGTGGAAAGCACCCCGGGGCAGGGAAGTACCTTCACCATTACCCTGCCCGTCGCATAA
- a CDS encoding T9SS type A sorting domain-containing protein → MKNGIVLLLAACFLVSAASVFGDENEVYGQQVLALDRESFQNYPVPWPTPGTKPSDEWLEWETRRTLASYQLNPVWLPDGQTIACSNGAGAYSSIFLVPVDGGDPVRFYTCFWVYQGYYIGSTYNRPACMTPDGEEIVFETHIIDESRGTQVTLHFNSDGAYSGCGVSNPVPVIQAINIHTKEVRTLVEEAANCKFSHNGKYFAYFNQTYDGVKNDNFVVQDTETGCEWTLPVNWEYCFSADDEYIIYADYTNGGQLFRIPVAGGAPEQITFDTGDELTTVHSSLECSPDGKWILFSGNGGPRSNTISDSTGSHSYSMGAIPKLCAYNFYTGETIEFFPRAPAISSRWAIFSPDGTRFCYVYENSDQRHQSIEIYVKDFDCSSVNMSLQTAVDASQPSGFALLGNYPNPFNPSTTIEFTLPEAGFADLVIYSITGQKVRELVSDYMTEGRHSSVWDSRDDFGQPVSAGVYVSRLRMNGTAASIKITLMK, encoded by the coding sequence ATGAAAAATGGTATTGTGCTTTTGTTAGCAGCCTGTTTTCTCGTCAGCGCCGCTTCGGTGTTCGGCGATGAGAACGAGGTTTACGGACAGCAGGTGCTCGCACTCGACAGAGAAAGTTTTCAGAATTATCCTGTTCCATGGCCCACACCCGGAACAAAACCGTCCGACGAATGGCTCGAATGGGAAACTCGCAGAACGCTGGCCAGCTATCAGCTTAATCCGGTCTGGCTGCCCGACGGGCAGACGATAGCGTGCTCGAACGGGGCGGGAGCTTATTCGAGCATCTTTCTCGTCCCTGTCGACGGCGGCGATCCCGTCCGTTTCTATACCTGCTTCTGGGTCTACCAGGGATACTATATAGGAAGCACGTATAACCGACCCGCGTGTATGACGCCGGATGGCGAGGAAATCGTTTTCGAGACGCATATCATCGACGAGTCCCGGGGAACCCAGGTGACACTGCATTTCAATTCGGACGGCGCATACAGCGGATGCGGTGTATCGAATCCTGTCCCGGTGATTCAGGCGATCAACATTCATACGAAAGAGGTTCGCACACTTGTCGAAGAAGCGGCGAATTGCAAATTCAGTCATAATGGAAAATATTTTGCATATTTCAATCAGACATACGACGGAGTGAAGAACGACAATTTCGTTGTTCAGGATACGGAAACCGGCTGTGAATGGACTCTTCCCGTTAACTGGGAGTACTGCTTCTCGGCGGATGACGAATATATCATTTATGCGGATTATACAAATGGCGGGCAGCTTTTCAGAATACCTGTGGCGGGAGGCGCGCCCGAACAGATAACGTTCGATACCGGCGATGAGTTGACGACTGTCCACAGCAGTCTCGAATGTTCACCGGACGGCAAATGGATTCTCTTCAGCGGCAACGGCGGGCCTCGGAGCAACACTATAAGCGATTCCACGGGCTCGCACAGCTACAGCATGGGCGCCATTCCCAAACTGTGCGCTTATAATTTCTATACCGGCGAGACGATAGAATTCTTCCCGAGAGCCCCGGCAATCTCGTCACGGTGGGCGATATTTTCACCGGACGGTACCCGGTTCTGCTATGTGTATGAAAACAGCGACCAGCGCCACCAGTCGATAGAGATATACGTCAAAGATTTCGATTGCTCATCGGTGAACATGTCCCTTCAGACAGCCGTCGATGCCTCGCAGCCTTCCGGTTTCGCCCTGCTCGGCAACTATCCCAACCCGTTCAATCCCTCGACGACCATCGAATTCACCCTGCCGGAGGCCGGATTCGCGGATCTCGTCATTTACAGCATCACGGGCCAGAAAGTCAGGGAACTCGTTTCGGATTACATGACGGAGGGCAGGCACAGCTCCGTATGGGACAGCCGTGACGATTTCGGCCAGCCTGTGTCGGCGGGTGTGTATGTTTCGCGGCTCCGTATGAACGGCACGGCGGCGTCAATAAAAATAACGTTGATGAAATGA
- the purL gene encoding phosphoribosylformylglycinamidine synthase subunit PurL — protein sequence MVRRVTLSTRPEFTDSRGEGVKKDALDLGVKGITDVRVSDVYLFEGDIPDGDIARIAGELLADKITQDYAVDDNPEGKGQVIEVAYNHGVMDPVEGSLYKALRDMGVSTVTGAKTMKRYEISGTVSQADIRLLTDKLLVNKIIQHVAEPGEEAFLHAKPVEGVDRIEIDLLGLDDAGLTSLSRDRFLSLNLDEMRTLRDHYKKLGRNPSDVELETFAQTWSEHCVHKTFRGIINYNGEIIDNLLKQTIVRATREIDHDMCVSVFEDNAGVIRFDDADNINFKVETHNFPSSLEPYGGAGTGIGGVIRDVLGTGLGAKPIMNTDVFCFAPPDMALKDVPPGALHPRRVMKGVVSGVRDYGNRMGIPTPNGAVCFDRHYVGNPIVYCGTIGIMPKECSFKKVSDGDVIVLIGGRTGRDGIHGATLSSTEVTEESETTSSHAVQIGNAIQEKKMTDTLLIARDRGLYSALTDCGAGGLSSAVGEMGRETGAVVDLEKVPLKYEGLKYWEIWVSEAQERMVLAVPPDRVTELLGVFEAEDVEAVVIGTFTGNGVMTLRYHGVTVGEFDCDFLHGGVPRLERTASWNQPSYPEPDFPCPAYLGDPLKKILGAWNVCSKEWIIRQYDHEVQAGSIVKPLTGESNDGPSDACVLRPKLGSNRGIAVASGINPKYGVIDPYHMAMSVIDEALRQITAVGGNILQTVLLDNFAWGNTTIPDRLGDLVRASQGCYDGAVGFGTPFISGKDSLRNEFIYGNKVIRIPPTLLISALCVMDNVTKAVTMDFKCPDNMILIVGLTRTEMGGSHYWDIHGAVGNSVPTVDVQTARATMIALHTAMRHGLIESCHDCSEGGIGVALAEMAFAGGIGAAADLILVPTETPMRVDHILFSESNSRFIIEIRPDHINEVSYILRDVPFAIIGKTTGNDRLIIESSNGTVVDENIFDLKKAWQEPLRVV from the coding sequence GTGGTCAGACGAGTCACACTGAGCACCCGCCCGGAGTTTACGGACAGCCGCGGCGAAGGTGTCAAAAAGGATGCGCTCGATCTCGGCGTGAAAGGCATAACGGATGTCAGGGTCAGCGATGTCTACCTGTTCGAGGGGGACATCCCCGACGGAGATATTGCACGGATTGCCGGGGAGCTTCTTGCCGATAAAATAACCCAGGATTACGCTGTTGACGACAATCCTGAAGGTAAGGGACAGGTTATCGAAGTCGCCTATAACCACGGCGTCATGGACCCGGTCGAGGGCTCGCTGTACAAAGCGCTCAGGGATATGGGAGTCTCCACGGTGACAGGGGCGAAGACCATGAAGCGGTATGAGATATCTGGGACGGTTTCACAGGCCGATATCCGCCTGCTTACCGACAAGCTCCTTGTGAACAAGATAATCCAGCATGTCGCCGAACCGGGCGAAGAGGCGTTTCTCCATGCGAAACCGGTCGAGGGTGTCGACCGCATCGAAATCGACCTTCTCGGCCTCGATGACGCGGGATTGACAAGCCTGTCGCGGGACCGTTTTCTGTCGCTCAACCTCGACGAGATGCGGACGCTCAGGGATCATTACAAAAAGCTCGGCAGAAATCCCTCCGATGTTGAGCTGGAAACATTCGCCCAGACATGGAGCGAGCACTGCGTTCACAAGACCTTCCGCGGCATCATCAATTACAATGGCGAGATCATCGACAACCTCCTCAAACAGACCATTGTCAGGGCAACACGGGAGATCGACCACGACATGTGCGTGAGCGTGTTCGAGGACAACGCCGGCGTGATACGGTTCGATGACGCGGACAACATCAATTTCAAGGTCGAGACGCACAATTTCCCCTCCTCGCTCGAACCGTACGGCGGGGCCGGCACCGGCATCGGCGGCGTTATCCGCGACGTGCTCGGAACGGGGCTCGGCGCAAAACCGATCATGAACACCGATGTATTCTGTTTCGCACCGCCCGATATGGCGCTAAAGGATGTGCCGCCGGGAGCGCTCCACCCGCGGAGGGTCATGAAAGGCGTTGTCTCGGGTGTCCGCGACTACGGCAACAGGATGGGAATCCCGACACCGAACGGCGCGGTATGTTTCGACCGGCACTATGTGGGCAATCCGATAGTCTACTGCGGCACCATCGGCATCATGCCGAAGGAATGCTCGTTCAAGAAGGTTTCCGACGGCGATGTGATCGTGCTTATCGGCGGCAGAACAGGCCGTGACGGCATCCACGGCGCAACACTCTCCTCCACCGAGGTCACCGAGGAAAGCGAAACGACATCCTCGCATGCTGTCCAGATCGGGAATGCCATCCAGGAAAAAAAGATGACCGATACCCTTCTCATTGCCCGCGACCGTGGCCTCTATTCCGCCCTCACCGACTGCGGCGCGGGCGGGCTGTCGAGCGCAGTCGGCGAAATGGGCAGGGAAACCGGCGCCGTGGTCGACCTTGAAAAGGTTCCCCTCAAGTACGAGGGACTCAAATACTGGGAAATCTGGGTGTCGGAAGCTCAGGAGCGCATGGTGCTCGCAGTACCGCCCGACAGGGTGACGGAGCTGCTCGGTGTCTTCGAGGCCGAGGATGTCGAGGCAGTCGTGATCGGGACGTTTACCGGAAACGGCGTCATGACGCTCCGTTATCACGGTGTCACCGTAGGCGAGTTCGATTGCGATTTCCTGCACGGCGGAGTACCGAGACTCGAACGGACTGCCTCATGGAATCAGCCCTCGTACCCGGAGCCGGATTTCCCCTGTCCTGCGTATCTCGGCGATCCGCTTAAAAAGATTCTCGGCGCATGGAATGTATGCTCCAAAGAGTGGATTATCCGCCAGTACGATCACGAGGTTCAGGCCGGAAGCATCGTGAAGCCTCTGACCGGCGAATCGAACGACGGCCCCTCGGATGCCTGCGTTCTTCGTCCGAAGCTTGGCAGCAACCGCGGTATTGCGGTGGCGAGCGGCATCAATCCCAAATACGGCGTGATCGATCCCTATCACATGGCCATGTCGGTCATCGATGAGGCGCTCAGGCAGATTACCGCTGTCGGCGGCAATATCCTCCAGACCGTGCTGCTTGATAACTTCGCATGGGGAAACACAACCATTCCCGACCGTCTCGGCGATCTCGTGCGGGCATCACAGGGTTGTTATGATGGCGCTGTCGGTTTCGGGACGCCGTTCATTTCCGGCAAGGACAGCCTCCGGAACGAATTCATCTATGGCAACAAGGTGATCAGGATACCCCCGACTCTCCTCATCAGCGCCCTGTGCGTCATGGATAATGTTACAAAGGCCGTCACGATGGATTTCAAGTGTCCCGATAACATGATTCTGATTGTCGGACTGACCAGAACCGAAATGGGAGGTTCGCATTACTGGGATATCCACGGCGCTGTGGGAAATTCCGTCCCGACCGTGGATGTTCAGACAGCCCGCGCGACCATGATCGCGCTCCATACCGCCATGCGGCACGGTCTCATTGAGTCATGTCACGACTGTTCCGAGGGCGGCATCGGTGTCGCGCTTGCCGAGATGGCGTTTGCGGGCGGTATCGGCGCCGCAGCGGACCTTATTCTCGTTCCGACGGAAACTCCGATGCGCGTTGACCACATCCTTTTCAGCGAATCGAATTCACGGTTCATTATCGAAATACGGCCCGATCACATAAACGAGGTTTCTTATATCCTCAGAGATGTACCTTTTGCCATCATCGGAAAGACTACCGGCAACGATCGTCTCATCATCGAGAGCTCGAACGGCACCGTGGTCGACGAGAACATTTTCGACCTGAAAAAAGCATGGCAGGAGCCGCTGAGAGTTGTGTAA